The Hymenobacter sp. DG01 sequence CCGGAAATCAAGCAGGAAGGTCAGCTCCAGCCCTTTGTAGGTTAGGGTGTTGGTAATCTGGGTGGTAAAGTCCGGGGACCGGTTGCCGGCGTACACGTAGGTACTGGTATTGATGGTAGGGTAGCCGTTGGCCCCGATGATAACCTGCCCGGCGTAGGGCCCGTCGGCTACGCGCACGTAATCCAGGGCGGCAATAGAGCTGATGGGGCGGCCCGGGAAGGCGCTACCCCGCGCCACGTCAATAATGTTGGCATCCGACTGGTTGACTTCCGTCAGGAAGCTGGGCAGCTTGGTGGCCTCGTTCACGTTGCGGTAGAAGTTGGCCAGAATATCCCACTGCAGGCCGTTGGCTTGCTTCACCACCGTGCCGGCCAGGGCTATTTCTATCCCCCGGTTGGTTACGGTGCCGCCGTTGATGTACTGGAAAATGTAGCCCGAAGGCTGACTCACGCGCGGGGCAATCAGCTGGTCGGTAGTCACCTGGTAGTAGTAGCCGGCGTTCAGGCTGACGCGGTTCTGCAGAAACTGCAGGTCCAGGCCGGCTTCGTAGGCGGTAGTGCGCTCCGGCACCAGGTTGGCATTGCCTCCGAAGAAGCCCTGGCGGAAGCCGCCCCCAATGTAGGTGCTTTGGGCCAGCGGCGAATCGACGCGGTAGGGGATGGGGTCCTTACCCACCTGCGCCACCGAGGCCCGGATTTTACCGTAGTTGAAGATGGGATTCTGATCCAGGCCCAGAGTGCGGCTGAACTCGTAGCCGGCCGCGGCGGAGCCGTAGAAGAAGCCGCCCCCGAAGTTCTTGTTATTGCGCGGCAGCGTGGAGGATACATCGTAGCGGCCGCTCAGCTCCAGGGTAATCTGCTGGAGCAGGTCCAGGTTGAGGCGGGCAAAATTACCGATCAGGCGGCGCTCATACGTGGTATTCAGGGCGCTGCGGTTGTCGGTGTTATTCAAGGAGTTGATGCCTGGGGTGCGGAACACCTGGCCCAGCACGTCCGTGGTTTCACGCTTGCTGGCTTCCACCGTGTTACCTACCGTAAGCACGCCGGTCAGGTTCTCGCTGAACTGGTGGGTCAGAATAGCCAGCAGGTTGGAGTTCAGCAGGCGGTTGAGGGTAGTCGATTCCGAAAGCCCGCCGTCCTGGTTGCCCGGCTGCGAGGTGCCAATGGCCCGCACCGAGCGGGTTTTCTCAGTGTACAGGTCGGTGCCGATGTTGTAGCTAAGCTTGAGCCACTTGGCGGGGTCGTAGCTCAGCTGCGTGTTGCCGATAAAGCGGTTGGTGCGGTCCGTTTGGGGGTTATTCTTTACCGTCCAGTAGGGGTTGTCGGCATCGCTCGAGCCCACGCTGCCGGGCAGCAGGCGCCGCCTGGTGCCGTTGGGGTTCAGGTACACCCGGGCATCGTCGTTGCGGGGCCAGTTCAGCAAACTGACCAAGTAGCCGCCCGTGCCCCCGAACAGGCCTGGGCCCTGCAGCGGCCGCTCGGCACCGGAGTTCAGATACTCCGCCGAGCCGGAAGCACTCAACTTGGGCGAAAGCTGCAGGGTGCCGGCCAGGCGTACCGTCGATTTGTCGTACTGGCTTTCGGGCACTACCCCCTTGTTATCGAGGCGGGAGGCCGAAATCAGGAAAGTGCCCTTCTCCGTGCCGCCCGACATGGTCAGGTAGTTCTGGAAGGTGGTGCCGCGCTGGTGAAACTCGCCTAGGTTGTCGTACACCGTTTCGCCGGGCTGGAACCGGGGCCCCCAGGAGTTGCGGGTAGTAGCATCAAATATTCCGGCGCTGCCCTGCTTGTACTGGTCCTGGAGCTTGGGCAGGCGGTTCACTTCATCCACTGAAAACTGGGTGCGGAAGTCGATGGATGTGCGGCCGGCCTTGCCTTTCTTGGTGGTGATGATGACGGCCCCGTTGGCGGCGCGCAACCCGTAGAGGGCCGCTGCAGCCGGGCCTTTCAGCACCGTCATGCTCTCAACATCCTCGGGGTTGATGTCGGAGGCGCGGTTGGTGCTACCTACTGAGCGGCCCAGTAGACCGTTGAAGGCCGAGCCCCCACCGGGCGCGGTGCTTTCCGCAAACGAGGAGTTATCCATGATAATCCCATCGATAACGAACAAGGGTTGGTTGTCGGCATCAAGGGAGTTGCCGCCCCGAATAACGATGGATGCCCCCTCGCCGGCCCCACCGCCCGAGCTGGTTACCTGCACCCCCGCCACCTTGCCCTGCAAGGCATTCACGATGTTGGGCTGGCGCGAGTCAATCAGGTCCTTGGCCTTCACTTCCTGGGCGCCGTAGTTGATCTGGCGGCGCTCCTGCTTGATACCGAAGGCCGTCACCACTACTTCGTCCAGCTTGCGGGTATCGGCAGTTAGAGTAACGTTCTGGTTGTCGGCGCCCGCGGGGCGCTCCAGGCTGGTGTAGCCGATAAAGCTGAACACGAGGGTAGCCCCTTCGGGCACGCCGGCCAAGGTATAGCGGCCTTCTACATCGGTCTGAGTGCCAATGGTGGAGCCTTTTACCAGCACGTTCACGCCCGGCAGCGGGGCCCGGCCGTTAGCATCGGTCACAGTGCCCTGTATAGTGCGTGTGGTGGCCTGCTGGCCCCACGCCGTGGGCGCGGCTAGCAGCAGCCCCATAGCTAACGGGGCAGACCATAAACGTCTTTTCATACGCAGTGGAAAGAAATGAGAGAGTGAGAGAAACAAAAAGAGCCTGCAACCCCGGTACTGCTGGGGTGCAGTTGCATTATGGCCGGATTATGGGAAGGTTATGCCGGGGAAGAGAGGGCATCGGGGCGGCTGCAAAACAGCCGAACAGCACAGAAAAGGGTGGGTGGGAGGGGTAGGGGGCGGAACGCTCAGGAACGGTGGCAGACCTGGGCGGTAAGGCTAAAACTATAAGATGAAACTCATGGAAACAACTATATTTAGTATTTTCTGAAGGTGAAGTTTGCTTTTGAATACCGGAGGCAAAACCGCAACTTTCCCCAGCCGGCCACCCGACACGGGGTACGTAGGCTGACTGGTTTGCCGCCCGGTTCCCTTAAGCGGCCCCATTTTTTTAGCCCTTTGTTTATGCCAACTGCTACTCAGGCCGCTACCCCTGCCACCGCCACCAGCACCAATGCCATAGCTGAGCCTACCCCGCCCGGCCGCCTCGTGAGCCTCGATGTGTTTCGGGGCCTCACCGTTATGGCCATGATTCTGGTGAATAACCCCGGCGACTGGGGCCACATCTACGCGCCGCTGGAGCACGCGCATTGGCACGGCTGCACCCCCACCGACCTGATTTTTCCCTTCTTCCTGTTCATTGTCGGCGTCAGCATTACGTATGCGCTGGATGGCGCCCGGCGGCAGCCCGAAACGCACGGACGCACCTTCGGGCGCATCCTGAAGCGCTCGGCTATCTTGTTTGGGCTGGGGTTGTTTGGCGCTCTGTTTCCTTCGTTTGACTTCAGCACGGTGCGGATTCCGGGCGTGCTGGCGCGCATTGCGGTGGTGTTTCTGGTGTGCGGCATTCTGTTCCTGAAAACTTCCCGCCGGCAGCAATTTGGCCTGCTGGCTTTCGTGCTGGTGTTCTATAATGTGCTGATGCAGTTGGTGCCCGTGCCCGGCTACGGCCCCGCTAACCTGGAGGCCGGCACCAACCTCGGGGCCTGGCTTGATAGAACCGTGCTCGGCGAGGCTCACCTCTGGAAGCAAAGCCGCACCTGGGACCCCGAGGGGCTGCTAAGTACGCTTCCCGCCATTGGCACGGGGCTGCTGGGGCTGCTGGCCGGGCAGTGGCTGCGCCGCAAAGATGTGGACCCAGCTACCCGGGTAGCGTGGCTGTTTGTGGCGGGTGGCGCCTGCGTGGTGCTGGGCCTGATCTGGAACGGCTGGTTTCCCATCAATAAAAGCCTCTGGACCAGCTCGTTTGTGCTCTACACCGGCGGGCTGGCCCTGGCCAGCTTGGGTGGGCTCTACTGGTTGTGTGATGTGCAAGGCTACCGCGGCTGGATAAAGGCGCCGCTGGTGTACGGCGTGAATGCCATTACCGTGTTTTTTCTCTCAGGCCTGATTCCGCGCCTGCTGAACATGATTAAAGTGACGGGCGCTGATGGACAACCTGCCGGCCTGCGCAACTGGCTATACAGCACGTTTTTCGTGCCT is a genomic window containing:
- a CDS encoding acyltransferase family protein → MPTATQAATPATATSTNAIAEPTPPGRLVSLDVFRGLTVMAMILVNNPGDWGHIYAPLEHAHWHGCTPTDLIFPFFLFIVGVSITYALDGARRQPETHGRTFGRILKRSAILFGLGLFGALFPSFDFSTVRIPGVLARIAVVFLVCGILFLKTSRRQQFGLLAFVLVFYNVLMQLVPVPGYGPANLEAGTNLGAWLDRTVLGEAHLWKQSRTWDPEGLLSTLPAIGTGLLGLLAGQWLRRKDVDPATRVAWLFVAGGACVVLGLIWNGWFPINKSLWTSSFVLYTGGLALASLGGLYWLCDVQGYRGWIKAPLVYGVNAITVFFLSGLIPRLLNMIKVTGADGQPAGLRNWLYSTFFVPYFSPLNASLAGAIVCVLIWLGVLWLMYRRNIIIKV
- a CDS encoding SusC/RagA family TonB-linked outer membrane protein; this encodes MKRRLWSAPLAMGLLLAAPTAWGQQATTRTIQGTVTDANGRAPLPGVNVLVKGSTIGTQTDVEGRYTLAGVPEGATLVFSFIGYTSLERPAGADNQNVTLTADTRKLDEVVVTAFGIKQERRQINYGAQEVKAKDLIDSRQPNIVNALQGKVAGVQVTSSGGGAGEGASIVIRGGNSLDADNQPLFVIDGIIMDNSSFAESTAPGGGSAFNGLLGRSVGSTNRASDINPEDVESMTVLKGPAAAALYGLRAANGAVIITTKKGKAGRTSIDFRTQFSVDEVNRLPKLQDQYKQGSAGIFDATTRNSWGPRFQPGETVYDNLGEFHQRGTTFQNYLTMSGGTEKGTFLISASRLDNKGVVPESQYDKSTVRLAGTLQLSPKLSASGSAEYLNSGAERPLQGPGLFGGTGGYLVSLLNWPRNDDARVYLNPNGTRRRLLPGSVGSSDADNPYWTVKNNPQTDRTNRFIGNTQLSYDPAKWLKLSYNIGTDLYTEKTRSVRAIGTSQPGNQDGGLSESTTLNRLLNSNLLAILTHQFSENLTGVLTVGNTVEASKRETTDVLGQVFRTPGINSLNNTDNRSALNTTYERRLIGNFARLNLDLLQQITLELSGRYDVSSTLPRNNKNFGGGFFYGSAAAGYEFSRTLGLDQNPIFNYGKIRASVAQVGKDPIPYRVDSPLAQSTYIGGGFRQGFFGGNANLVPERTTAYEAGLDLQFLQNRVSLNAGYYYQVTTDQLIAPRVSQPSGYIFQYINGGTVTNRGIEIALAGTVVKQANGLQWDILANFYRNVNEATKLPSFLTEVNQSDANIIDVARGSAFPGRPISSIAALDYVRVADGPYAGQVIIGANGYPTINTSTYVYAGNRSPDFTTQITNTLTYKGLELTFLLDFRKGGKVVNGNDWFTTRNGLSTRTEDRFKQAVFEGVVRQADGSYAPNTRPVELTEQYFRTILGAVGTPFIEDGSWTRLRYVTLSYSLPATWLGNSVVKGAQISVTGRNLLLLTNYTGADPETAAAGAGVRGGGSGGFDYGSVPGTRGVDMALRFNF